GTCGACTCGTGCACGATGGGCCTCAGCCGTTCCGGGTACCGCGTAAGCGCCACCACGAGCCCCCACGAGGGCATCGAAATGGCGATTCGCGAGCCGTTCGACTTGCTCCTCGCGGACATCATGATGCCGGGGATGAGCGGCGTCGAGCTGCTTCGCACGGTCAAACACCTGTATCCAGACATCGCTGGCGTCATGATCACCGGTCACGGAACGATGGAGGTGGCGATCGAGGCCCTTCGCGCCGGCGCCAATGGCTTTCTCCTCAAACCCTTTACGGCCAACGAGCTTCGACTCTCCATAGAGGATGCGCTGGCGAAGAACCGCGTGCTGAAGGAGAACCTCCGGCTGAAAGCCCTGATGCCCCTTTACGAGACGAGCCGCGCCTTCTACCACGAAACAAGCCTCGACCGTCTCACCGCCACCATCACGGAACAGCTCGCAAAGAGCATCGGCGCTGACCACGTCAGCATCCTGTTGGCCGAGAACGCGGCGGACCTGCCGGCGTTTCGGAGCCATGCCGCGTTCCCGCAGCAAGGCCTCGTCACGCCCGTCAGCGCTGAGCTGCTCGAGTGGGTGGCGAAAACGCAAGAGCCGCTCACCGTGCGCGAGGGCGGCATCACCAACCTGCCGCCCGACATCAGCGGCGTGCCCAGGCCCGGCGCCGTGATGTACCTGCCGCTCCTGGCCAATGGCTCCCTCGTAGGCGTCTTGCGCATCAAGAAGGCAGGCGCAGACCAGCAGTTTGCGGACGGCGAGATCGAGATGCTCTCCATTCAGGCGAGCCAGGCAGCGATCGCCATACACAACGCCTTGCTGCTCCGAGACGTCGAGAATGGCTACCTCGACGCGTTGGCAGCGTTGGCGAATGCGCTGGAGGCGCGCGATACCGAGACGCGCGGACACACCGAGCGCT
This DNA window, taken from Chloroflexota bacterium, encodes the following:
- a CDS encoding HD domain-containing phosphohydrolase, whose product is MPDQTHAERVLLVDDERAIVDSCTMGLSRSGYRVSATTSPHEGIEMAIREPFDLLLADIMMPGMSGVELLRTVKHLYPDIAGVMITGHGTMEVAIEALRAGANGFLLKPFTANELRLSIEDALAKNRVLKENLRLKALMPLYETSRAFYHETSLDRLTATITEQLAKSIGADHVSILLAENAADLPAFRSHAAFPQQGLVTPVSAELLEWVAKTQEPLTVREGGITNLPPDISGVPRPGAVMYLPLLANGSLVGVLRIKKAGADQQFADGEIEMLSIQASQAAIAIHNALLLRDVENGYLDALAALANALEARDTETRGHTERLSSNSVLIAGAMGLPTNDVESARVGALLHDIGKIGVPDNILRKPGKLTPEEFAIIKQHPIIGDRILAPIPQLQKARGVVLGHHEHFDGSGYPYGLVGDEIPISARIVTVADAFDAVTETRVYHAGESPVRALEELKRGRGTHFDPNVVDAFFDVLQSAQRAPS